The Rhipicephalus sanguineus isolate Rsan-2018 chromosome 4, BIME_Rsan_1.4, whole genome shotgun sequence DNA window TGTACTTGACTGTTTTGGCCTTGGGGCTTCTCCATTCTTCATTTTCTCCTCAGCCTCAATGGAAAGTCTGTTTCACTCACGACGGCGTATGTCGATCGACCGAGTAAGTCCGGAGTTACAGTCTCTGGAAGGATGCAGTCCTTGAAGAAGCGCAAAAGAAAGGGTTCCATTTTCGCTCTCCAGAAAGCATCATCCCGGCGTATTTCCTGCACGTGTATACCGTTTGTGGTGTACACGTACAGTCACAGATAATCCGCCCGGTGATGTTCAGCTGGCCCTGCACTTTATACAAATAGCTGTGCGATCTAGAGAGAAACGGAGCGCCATCTCTTGGTTTTTTCTTCCAGAAGTTTCTTGCTGCTTCCAGTAGTTCATGTTCCTTGTACATTTCACTTTCACAATTTGGTCTGTACCTACCTGCCCGTTTGGGAAGCTGCCAAAAACCCTTGTTTTAGGTCAATAAAACGCCCACATGGCTGAACAACCATTCCTTTTTCGGTTACATACAGTTGGAGTGCAACACTTTCGAGTGGCTGCGCTGTTGCGGCTGTTGTGAAgtaaggtgtgtgaccgggctagttggtattccatattcaCGTGAACatcgctagtcctcgtcgtttcttcgtccttgtgtatcccacacgctgttcacgtcaatgtTGTGAAGTCTTTGGGATGAAGGAGCTGCTTTATCAGCGCATCACAAGGAGTGCTGTCCTTCCTTGCGCAGACAGCATGAAAATTGGAATCGGTGAGGCGGAGCCTTCATTGCTCGTGCCATTCGGCATTGCTGGCCTGCCCACGCCTCTCCGATGCTTGCTCGCTTGCTTTCGTCCACCTGTAGGTCCTGCAGCTGTCTTTCTGTGTTCGCAGACAATATGGCAGCGGACATGTCTGGCTTCTGACAAGTTGGTCCATAGTAGGGTGCCGAATTGCTTGCTGCGTGATTGCTGTATCTGCGCTCATGGTGGCTGCTCTCCTCAAACAGCCGCCTTTTGCGTGACATCGTCTGCCTTTTCATTTCGAGTCTCTTCTGCATGTATTTTTTAGGGTTGCAGCTGGGCTTATGCAAGTGACAGCCTTGCTTGCTTTCAGGTGCCATTCAGTTCCCGCTTGAAAGTGAAGCCCCGCACCTTGACAGCAATGCTCATGGCAGCCCTTCCAGCAACGATTTATCTGCTTTCCTCCAGAAAATGTAGCCACAAGGGACATCATGGCTTCAGCAAGATTGCTCGTATCATGTGTGATGAGACGGTCTGCTTTGTCCGCAATCATGTTGGCTGCAGACATCAGCTTCACTTGTATTTTAGGAAGAGCGTGATACGCGTTATCTGCCTTGCTTCCATTGCAAAAGTAGCTTTTGCAGCCATCGTGACTCCCAAAAACATGGAGCGGCCTATTCCCGTGGTCTGAAGCTAGCTCTTGAATGAGTCGTCATTTTTCTTCTTTGAGGTCTTCTGTGCTGTCATTGCAATCGCACAGAATTTTGGCGTAGTGGCTCACAGCCTTCCGAGTTCCATTCTTGATTCGCTTGATTGTAGGAGTCTACAGTAACGAGCGAGTGCCCTTGCTTTCCTTAGCGATGCTATAAAGTCGAGAAGTATAGCACTTGACATGATTAGCGCACTCGTTTTTCTTTATGAAACGCCATATTCTACTTTAGGCTGAAGCTGGTAGTACACTGAGAAGTCTCCGTCTCCAATGAAAGTGCTATACTGCACACCATGCATTTCAGTGCTTCTTTGGAACCCTTCCACAAGAATATCGGCGTCCATGGCGCCAGAGCCCTGATCCCAGTTTCTGTAACGTGTGCTTTTTCTTCTGTCCTTTCTTGAAATAATATTCGCAAGTACTGCACAGCTTCTTTCTCACGCCCAAATCAAGCAGCTTTAGCGTGCGCTTTCCAACGATGACAGTCAGACCTGAGTTGGCAGAGTACCTGTAGCCATGACTTCTGTGGGACCAATCGCCATCTACAACTACGGTGATAACGGCGATCCATGGGGTACTGCCGTCCTGGCAGAAGTTTCCTGAAGCCTCTGCGAGCCTTTTCTCTACTTCGCCAGCCTCAGTCATTTCCTTCAGGAGGGCTACCTTCTACAACTGAACGACGTAAAGACTGCAGAGCTCTCAGCTATTTCTCAAGTTACTTTTGGCGCCTACATTCACCTCTAAGCACCACATTTTCCCGGGCACTCAAAAAATTGCTACAGTGTTGTCATTTCAATAAATATTACTCTTGTAAATGGTGGCATTGCAGCCGCGAATAGTTCTGAAGTGCAAAATGACATCGACTTCCTAACCGAGTGCATGAAACGGAAACCTACTCACGATTCGCCTGGTCGCGACAAACCATTCCTGAAAGCTTTGAAAAGCGCCGACTAAGATGAAGATATATTTGCAGTGACACACCTAAATATTTTTTATCTTGTCGGCATCTATCAAAGTTTTCACCGCTGCGGAAGAACTGTACCTATGCAAGGCCATCCTCCTCCCGCCGCTCTTCCCCGTTTTCTGCGTGGATATTTGAAGGCGCGTACGTACATATCCTGAACAGCACTGCAGCCACCTTACAGAATTCGGCAAGCGGTTCACTACTATACGACTATTTGGTCCTCAAAAGGAAAGTGGAAAGGTTGCTCTTCTAAAGCACCAACTTGTGAATCAAAATGCTCGGATACTGGGTGCTTGATCGGTGTTTGGATGTCATAGGTCGGCAAGGAATGTGGAGCTCAccctcactcacgaaatatattttgcccttcgagatcactcggactgagactcaccaaaattttcctcaactggactctcACTCATTGaagtttttctcagccggactcactcggactcagactaaccaaatattactcactcagactcccggctctgtctgagtgagtcgactcatgagtccgttagcgtataattggcatTTTTGACCATTGTGTCAATGCTctgtaacaccaatatctcgcatatttgaTGCTCTACTtagcgccttttgatctcgaactTTCAAATATCAGTTATTAGTGGTTGCAATCTaggaaggacatttttattgaaagtggtgactcacacgaggtatttttatcaagaacttcctgtgaaagtgtttgcgggggtgggggggtggggggtcaacCTGACCCTCTCCCCACCgcttctacgtaactcacgcccCAGAATCATatatattgagctggcgtatcaacgctagggctttgaagtatgtgtcaGTCGGcgagagtataaacgtgagccgacataaggctgatggtATTGCTGAAGTtctgtagatagaaccataggttggcaaagaagtgtggagttcactcaagaaatatattttctgcttagggctcactcggactcagactcactaaaatttccctctaccgtactcactcggactcactaaaatcggactcactcgaactcaaggcCACCGAAAtattgctcacccggactcacatctcgatctgagtctgagtgagtccactcacgagtgagtttgctgacGTATGCTTGATGCATATACAGTATAGCGAAATGTGTCTCTTACCTTGCCAATGCTCTCCTCTCGCCGCAGGAACGATCCCTTGCTCATTGCAGGAATTTCCATGACCGACATTGCCTCTTCTAGGTGCGAGTGGCCAGATCCTATGCTCATAAAACCCCACGGTACAGCATCATTGACGCCTAGTGCCGTCTTTTCTGTTAGAGGTGTTGGCTCCGCTACAGGATCAGTGGTGAGTCCCATAGGTCGgccaaaaaattggagctcactcaagaaatatattgtgCTCTGatggttcactcggactcagactcaccaaagtattcctcaaccggactcactcgaactcagactcactgaagtttttctctaccggactcactcagactcaaacttgTCGTGTGCACGtatctcgcaggagtacggccactagcgtgggttcggacttagcgagccacagggccgcgtttgccgtcgcctcgcgtgaactagcgcgccgctgcacacgtgcgttcgagcgcaaaggcgccgagcgcagcgcggcaaATACACAGTTCTGCTCTCGAGATccacaacactttattgcctgcggcaacaccacaaaagcagtacaacgcccgctcccaaaggcggtgggagaagcaaaacaggcttcaccacgccacgggcgaaaatacaacacagagggtgccgctagcacgtctccgcgggcaaagggctcacggcgacacgccgctgagggaaaacggtccctcgcgactatgctgcgtactcttacgatctgcgaccacagggcccgatagctcgagcaagggcaaactccgctcgcgttggcttcgacaggtacggtttcggcgtagtatgaccacgcgcgaatgcaccgcaccgctcttcagcctagcgttcggaacaggacaacgtaaggtaagcgctcgccgctggcgcaaggcaccgttagcgagctccgtccgagcgagcccaaaagaggagtcgacggacgggagagaaaataacgtgcttaccctacgaggtccagagagagtctgactcACTGCCGCCGCGCGAAACATTCGCAAAGACGCGAGACTGGAGCGCAGCGCCACCGTCGAGGTCTGACGCCGGGAgagaggaggttaacgtcactTCCCCGCCcgcccagcgccgtaagacgACGGAGGAAGGGAGCGTCATATGATCGGACgcgaggatggcagaaataggcgaaaaacccgcgcaatggcgacgggcaagcctgaatccccacatccccctctcctaaatttGCCCTTTAACGGTCTGCCAAGGCAGCCGGCGGTCAGccatgcagttaaaataacactgctatGAGTAACCACTAGCCTCATCCAGCCCAGTCGCTGCTGtcaaagggaaagaaaaaaaaaacactttcaagGATACAAGGAAACAATAGAACTTTATATTcaaaggaggaaaaaaagagaaaacgggaaaaaaaagaaaaaaacggggaaaaagaaaagacggagaagaaaaaacaagggaaaaaagaaaaccatAAACATCAATCAAATAAAGTTCTCGTCACTAAAGTCCAACAGCAGGTCGTTGACACCGTCGTCCGCGGACGGTGCGCTCGCAGCAGCCGCTGGCGGCGCGGTACCGACGAGGGCCGCAAAGTTCGGACTTGTTACCATCCTTTCTACATACAAGGCCGCGAGGTCCTGGTCGGGAAGCGCCGGGGGCGGCGCGGTCGGGGTCGGTGCGTGCTGACGTCTGCCGTCCCGCGCCGCCTTGGTCTTGGCCACGTGCAGGGCCCCCAGAGGGCGCAAGCCTGTAGCCCAGGAGGGTCCGGAGCCGAGCGCCCTGCGACCGCACGTCGGCCTCCGTGATCGTACGGCCACGGTACGCGGTCGAGCGGCATTTCCCGCCGCACCCGTCGCTGCGCCTTCCACGGCAGATCGCTCACGAAATACCTTGGTATTTCCTGGTCGTCTTGGTGTGTCCAGGTGGCCACACTTCGCTGCtctggcgttgtccgcggcgGTGTTGGCGCCGCGGGCTCAGGCTGCTGGCTTGGCTGCTTCGGCGCTGCGGGCTCGGGCGGCCGGCTTGGCTGCTTCGGGCTTTCTTTGTGTCCCGCCGGCGAGCAGGCGGCCGTGTGCCTGCCGAGACGCCTGATCCTGACATGACAGGGCCCGCTCAATGACGACGTATAGCCAGCTCCGTGGATTCAACACTAAGTCGTTGCACTCTCGCTGCAGGCCCCCACCACACCGGGCTCTCGGACGATGATGCACCAATCACAGCACAGAGCACACACACGTCACTGCACATAGCAGCGCTTTCACCAAGCGCGGACCAAGTTCGCCGTCCAAGGCCACTGCGACTCACTTTTCACGGTGTCATGTCGCCAACCGCGCGCGCTTGCGTGGGAAGGCGCAAAGCGTCCTTCGTTCCTTCCCCCCCGCATAAGCACCACTATTCACAAATCCTTCCGCAGGCACAATAAATAAAACACGGAAAGAGAgtaaaaagaacaaaatgacagtcAATATGCGGCAAACACAACCGAAAAAAACGTAATAAATACACATGAGTAttcaaataaacagaaaaaacactagcagcaaattgggcgggccgacttctttgcgagcactgGCCGTAaagtgaccgcttcctcagattataccgatgcgtggtccgaatgcggtccgccgcaccggatgtgccccgttgcttgcgcgaagGGCCACAGGGCGCTGGCGCGAGCTCGTCACACCGggacgcaaaggctttcaggtctgcgatatgggcacggctgagttttcccgaaatgggatctttcagcaagtacgcgagtggagtccaagctttctccactcggtacggacccaGCCATCAGATCAGAAATGATCTTTGGTAGAGCAAATGTTACCCCCTCAGGAATACCGTATTTACCCAAATCTAACGAGCCcccgattgtaacgcgcaccctaatttggcaacagaaaaaaaacccgattctaacgcgcacccgaatcctaaaaaagaaaaaaaagagacatacTTGATTGGAATGAGCACGTGATTTCCGCGAACGAACGGGAGAAAAAGGGAGCAAGGTATTttcagcaaggaaaaaaaaatgtttgtttaaTCGCTATCGCTCTCAGAGAGCTCTTTGTCACTCTCGGACCAGAGCATCTCGTCTTGAGTTCCGTCCATAGCATTGGAGATTCCCACATTTCTTGAAGGCTTTCTCAACTATGCCAGATGGAATTCCATGCCAAACTTCAGCCACCCACCTTGTTATGTCTTCAATCGAGGCACGCTTCAGCCTATTGCCTGATGTGAACGTGTTGCTCCAGTCGACTAGCCACTCATTATACAGTGCCCGCATGCGGTCTTTCATGGGCTTGTTAATGCAAACGTCCAGCGGCTGAAGCTGAGACGTCATGCCACCCGGAATCAGCACCAAGTCCATATGGCAAGCCGCCAGTTTATATTTCACGCGCTGATCCATGGGACACTTGAATGCGTCAAGCACAAGCATGGAGCGGTTCCCCAAGTTGGCGCCTGGTCTCTTGCGCCACACACAGTCGATCCAGTCAATAACCAGTTTAGTGTCCATCCAACCTTTTTCGTTGGCGCGCACTATAACGCCTTGCGGGAAGTTTACGTTCTTTGGAAGCGTTTTACGTTTAAATACAAGGAAAGGGGGCAACTTTGCGCCATCTGCTGTGCACGGCATGTGGTCCACTCGGAGCTGCCTCACGAAGTCGGCAAGCTCATCTTCAAGGCCGGAAAATTTTGCCGTCCGTGGTCCGTGTTGGCCTTTGCTTGACGACGCACAATGTTTAAAAGCATTATCGTGACGGGCACGACGCGTCTTCGAGGATGAAGCACCATTGGGCCCAGGGATGATGCTGCGCAGGCcgaactcaaaaaggcagcaaTAACAAAGgaggggagaaaaaaaatacacacacactTCTGCTACAGTGCCACCACAACTGCGATGCAggcaacgagaaaaaaaaaaagaaaacgtgctatCATGGTTGCCAGCAACAAGTTGCTTGGTGCCGCTTATTGACGATGACGGTAGGctgcgatggggggggggggtgcagtttCGATTTGTACCCGATTCCAACGCACATGCGAATTTTCGACCCATATTTCTCGGAAATAGATGCGCGTTAAAATTTGGTAAATACGGTAATTGTTAATCCTTAAAAATGATCGCCGGGAGAGCGAATTCTGCTCCCTCAGGATTAACTGTTGATCCTGAGAAATGATCCCTGGgagagcaaatgttactcctttaGGATTAACTGTTCATCCATTTCAACAATTCTTGAAGGGACTAACTATTAATCCGCTAATAATTCGCATGTGGATGACCTGGCCATCCTCAACAGACTCGCATGCTAGCTCAGGTCACCTGTGCAGTACTCAGCACTACATGCATGAACGTGTGCAGAAACGAGGAGTTCGAGAGTGCAATCCGGGATTggaatggaaacaactttattgtgaatggaaacaactttatcgGGTTGCAAAAATTTATTTCAACAAAACAGTTAGTGCCATACGTAGAAGTGGCGTTGGCCTCAGCCCGCTGTCCACCTTTATTAGGCGGCATAGCAAGTCGAAAGTCTTTCGAGCCTTGCTCACAAATACAATGTTCAATGCCCAGTGAAAGGCCATTAGTGTGGCCAATGCAGCCAGCAGGCTTCTCTTCGATTGACAGAGCTTCCAGGGATGCGGCAAATTCTGTGGTGGTCAAAATGTTGCCGCTGTGTGACCACTGGCACGTAGTGCACAGCCGCAGGATCCTGCAAGTAGAACGAAAACTCGCAAATCATTGCTTTTAACACAGTCTCTTTTGCAGAGCATTTCCAGAAACATGTGACATCCCCAGCCGTGCCATGCAAATGGAGCATCCGGCAAGCTTGTGCGTCTGCAATGCTTAATAAATACTGAATAGCGGCTTATGGCAGCTGATCAGTTGACAGGCCATATAGACAACTGTTGTATTGAAAATCAAGTCAGCCGGCCTGCATGACATTCAGCGACATAGAATGgcaaaaaatgcattctcaaaatAATCTCATTTCGGGATTCATAATCCCGATCATAAATAATCGGGATTCAACTGAACAATTGTTTCTCAGTCAGCAAGGAACCACTCGCTCCTCTCCTGACAAATGGTGCCATAAATACAAATGACCGggtcataaacacaaagtccagaGCCACCGgatgatttgagcatcatgagccgCACAGTTACTGCGGCTGCCGCGACGTGCCCACATGCTCGCTCGCTTTCGCACGGAAAGCCGAGCattggaagaaaaaaaggaaagtgctcaaggtcatgaagtGGCTGATGTACGGATGCAACTACTTTCCCCGTTTTCATCCAACTATTGACAAGGCCCCTCCAGGGAGAGCGTGACGTCATGCTAGTTGCCCACCTGCACCTTGGCCGTCGTCGCCACTCGTTCTCGTTATATCTGCTATGGGCACTTATTGAAAGCCGGCACGTGtttccgtttttttcttcttgtgttccTGCGTGGCCTGCATTTGTTTACGCCTGCCTTTACACTTTACAGGCATCAAACTGTAACGGAGTCAGAAATGCATTTGTAGAAGTTTTATTAGGACGAAAGGCTAAAACCGTCTGACCTCATTTATTGCTCAACCATTTGATATTTCTGTCAGCAGCCTTTTTTGTGCGGTGCCTTTGATGGTGTCATTTCGAAGTCTACAAAAGTTGTTCAAGGCGACATTTGTTGCAACAAGCACTACATGCCGCACGATAGTCTCAGAGGTATGGCCATTTTCGCAAGTCTCTAGCTCAACATCTAAGAGCAGCGATGTGGTAATAGAGCTGGCAATGCCACGTTGGTTGTTCGACGCGAGGAAGGCCTTTGCATTTGCTCCCTTGGTGAGGTTTTCGACAACAAGCGTTGTCACCAGCACCATGTGCACAATACATGGCTGCGGAAACATTAAGCTCCCTCTTGACAAGTTGTCAATCATTACGTTAGCTTCCACATCTACGTTCTTGCTCTCCCGAACGAGTACGCTGCTGAAAAATGCGCACGACAGCTTCTCCAGAGCTGAATGAGCACAATATCCAGCGATATAAGCAACGACCTCCATGTCATGGTTTGGGCTGGAAATTTCATCATTTGAGATGTGAACAGAGAAGTTATGTTGCGATACATCTGTGTCACTTTCACTGCTGATGTCCTTAATCGCGTTGCTCAAGGACTCGTCTTCGATTCGAGCTCGTTTCGAGACAGGAGATTCTCGACGATTGCCATTCGTGCTCAGGTAGGACGGACAGTTCGGAAACTGCGATGGTGTAGCATCCGACACCAGGCGCACCCCTCTTGCTGTCGACTGTCACTGTCCTTTCCGACGCTGCCTCGAAATGTGACAGCTTTGTGATGAAGTTATCCTCGAGGAAGTGGAGTTCACAGACCTGCGTCAAGCATAACAGTGACTTAATTACTTTCGTACAAAGCAGGCTAAGGGGAAATTTGACACGACTGTGAGTATTTCTGCTCTAGTTTACCGCAGTGCCCTACCTGAAGCGTGACAAAACCATCATAACCACACACGATACTCGCTCTGTTCAACAGAGAAAGAACACCAGTAATGCGATAGAGCCTGTAAGAGAACAAATTTCAGCAGTTTCTCACCTTGGAGTGTATCCTTGGTGTGAAATCCTTTCACGGAATGGCTTTTATCCAAGACTTCTTCCGAGCTTCATCCTTGGGGAATGCGAAAACACGTACTTTGGGACCACTGTCTTAATTGCCGCGGCACCCGGGAACACAACAACGTCCCATGTCGCACTGATCGAGGTGTAATCACATAGAAATACAACACCATTTAAAATCATACACGTGACAGCGGACGAAGACTCGGAGCAGTGTGATGCAGCACCAAGCCTTACGCAGTCTAACTAGCAAAGCAGGTAGCTATGAAAGGCAAACCTGTGGTGGCTTTTCCGCCGTTCGGGGTAAAAAAGTGCGCGGGGTCACCAACACCACCACCTGAGCGACGCTTCCTCGGCCACTGATAGTGATTGTTGGAGGAAGAATAAGGCACTTATTTCTGTGTCCCAGTTGGGGACACGGCTCAGTGCCTGTGGGATGGGGAAGTGGGGGTAAAGATGAAGGAAGATTGTAGAAGGTTCAACAGCAGGTCGTCATGTTCCCAGCAGTGTAGACTTGGGGGGCAGGAGTTCTGTTGAGGTACAGGGCTCACAGAGTCTCTAGACCGGCCTCATCCGCAAACTTCAGGAAACCTCGCAGGGCGGGGGACTGGTATTCGGACGGGAACAGGAGATCGTCAACGGTGGAGTGGGGTAGGCCCTGCATGCGGTAGGACCTCTTCAAGGTGTCGCGCGGGCCATCCAGGGCTGGGGTGTGTGGGGGGGGGTGTCCACTTGCCACTCGTTGGTCCGGGTGAGCCGCCTTGAGCAGGTGCAGCAGCCGTTGACGAGAGAAGTCAGAGGCCGCTACAGCAGTTGTGACTGGAGTGTCGATCCGGTGCCCGTCCTTGGCAGCGGCGTCTGCTTCGTTGCTGGCTATTCTAATGTGGGAAGGAAGCCAGTGCATTGACAGTCTGACCCCGCAGTCCTTGAGGGCCTGGAGTTTGGCGAGGAGCAGGATCACCGTGACGCCGGCTCGATCGGGCTGCAGCAGGGCCTGTAGAGCTGGCCGGGAGTCCGTGACGATGGCCACTGGCTGTGTAGGGAGGTTGGCGGCGAGATGGTCTGCTGCGAGATTGACTCCTGCCAGTTCGGCTGCTGTAGAGCTCGCCGGGAACGGAAGGCGGCACTGAAGCCTTACCCCCAACTTGGGAACCGCGCAGGCAGCGGCAGCAGAAGGAGGACTCTTTTAGGTGGAGCCATCCGTGTACAGCAGCAGGTGGCCGCTCAGCTGCTCGTGAATCTTCTCCACTGTGGCCTGCTGGAGTTGACTGGCGGGAGTACGTCTTTTCGTCAGCCTCCCCAGGCGCAGGTTGATGTCTGGCGGCCGACGATGTGGAGGTGGAGCCTGAACTGGAGTGGGGTGCTGCGGGACCAGTTCTTGGTAGAGTGCCCAAATGCTCCCCATGCGGGAGGTCGGCCGGTCCTTGATGCGTCGCAGCAGAGCCTCTCCGTCTGATGTACAGTGCAGCCGGTCGACATGCAGCAGGGGCAGCATCAGCAGGAATACTGGCGAGGTCTGTGCCTCTGCCAGTGTGGCAGCCACTGGAGAACAGCGTGGGAGCCCCAGGAACGCCCTGATGGCTGAGCGATGCTGTTTCACGAGCTGTTCTTTTCGGTGCCACGAGAGCTGAACCATGGGCAGAGCATACTGGATGACAGCTGTGGCAGTGCCGTGATACAGCTGTAGGGCCAGCTTCCGAGGGCAGCCCCTTCCACGCAGCAGGAGTTTGCTGACCATGGACTGGACCCGCGCCGCCTTCGTGACAGCCGCCTTGACAGCAGGGATCCAGGTCAGGCGGTGGTCTATCCGGAGCCCCAGATAGGTCACCTCCTTACTCCATGCCATGGGTCGGCCGTTGAGGATCAGCTTCTGCTCCCTGGCAGCTGCTCTCGGGTGGACCATCAGGCCAATCTTTGTGGGGGACACCTGAAGcccgatgcccctggagcttggATGCCTGGAGGC harbors:
- the LOC125758265 gene encoding uncharacterized protein LOC125758265 — its product is MNDIWCSSELPEAWLTAVVVPVLKPAGSLEALGFLPEQQTGFRHHRCTADSIADVVSSMEDARSRGDVALVLLDVQSAFDGLPHVAIENALDAMGIEGCLRRFISGFLTGRTLRVRVGRSTSSPRSVMTGVPQGSVLSPLLFNLVLAALPAAIPVDSTCPAQCSIYADNVALWACGPRRHLPAIRRSLQQTLDGAASRHPSSRGIGLQVSPTKIGLMVHPRAAAREQKLILNGRPMAWSKEVTYLGLRIDHRLTWIPAVKAAVTKAARVQSMVSKLLLRGRGCPRKLALQLYHGTATAVIQYALPMVQLSWHRKEQLVKQHRSAIRAFLGLPRCSPVAATLAEAQTSPVFLLMLPLLHVDRLHCTSDGEALLRRIKDRPTSRMGSIWALYQELVPQHPTPVQAPPPHRRPPDINLRLGRLTKRRTPASQLQQATVEKIHEQLSGHLLLSTAAELAGVNLAADHLAANLPTQPVAIVTDSRPALQALLQPDRAGVTVILLLAKLQALKDCGVRLSMHWLPSHIRIASNEADAAAKDGHRIDTPVTTAVAASDFSRQRLLHLLKAAHPDQRVASGHPPPHTPALDGPRDTLKRSYRMQGLPHSTVDDLLFPSEYQSPALRGFLKFADEAGLETL